The Zingiber officinale cultivar Zhangliang chromosome 9A, Zo_v1.1, whole genome shotgun sequence genome window below encodes:
- the LOC122020331 gene encoding pectinesterase inhibitor 9-like, giving the protein MERCIAAALVLLASAVICVSASAAPAIGHRASGFIRYSCRATRYPHVCERSLSAIVPPVRRSARSVATAALAVSAVKARSASAFVGRMCGGKPAIRTREAGAVRDCLETMSDSFDRLRRSIHEIRRMGPARTPRFAWHLSNVQTWVSAALTDESTCLDGLSQNAGPAVRAAIRKRVVSVAQVTSNALALVNRLQPRT; this is encoded by the coding sequence ATGGAGCGCTGCATTGCCGCCGCCCTAGTTTTACTAGCCTCCGCCGTGATCTGCGTCTCCGCCTCCGCCGCGCCGGCGATCGGCCACCGGGCGAGCGGGTTCATCCGATATTCCTGCCGGGCGACAAGGTACCCCCACGTCTGCGAGCGCAGCCTCTCGGCCATCGTACCGCCGGTCCGGCGGAGCGCCCGCAGCGTGGCGACTGCCGCGCTGGCCGTGAGCGCGGTCAAGGCGCGGTCGGCCTCCGCCTTCGTGGGCCGGATGTGCGGCGGGAAGCCGGCGATCCGCACGCGCGAGGCCGGCGCCGTGAGGGACTGCCTCGAGACGATGAGCGACAGCTTCGACCGGCTCCGGCGCTCGATCCACGAGATCCGGCGGATGGGGCCGGCCCGGACCCCCCGCTTCGCCTGGCACCTCAGCAACGTCCAGACCTGGGTCAGCGCCGCCCTCACCGACGAGAGCACCTGCCTCGACGGCCTCTCCCAGAACGCCGGCCCCGCCGTCCGCGCGGCGATCCGGAAGCGGGTGGTGTCGGTGGCGCAGGTCACCAGCAACGCCTTGGCTCTCGTGAACCGGCTCCAACCCAGGACCTGA